One Gemmatimonadota bacterium DNA window includes the following coding sequences:
- a CDS encoding isochorismatase, with the protein MIGPYTPRPITPVGLWAVDGWRLKAYSITLPGAPLAADLEAGARAAAELLLRAGTEHETYGVGFVGIHQGRGFNQVFIDRWANRNELLHDVFVSDERRPGELRPAPPGHNSVCLWDLALQTFERDAWIATAMAHGGLEAYLARVLDAEV; encoded by the coding sequence ATGATTGGGCCCTACACCCCCCGACCGATCACCCCCGTGGGCCTCTGGGCAGTCGATGGGTGGCGCCTCAAGGCCTACTCCATCACGCTTCCCGGCGCGCCTCTAGCTGCGGACCTGGAGGCGGGCGCCCGTGCCGCCGCCGAACTGCTGCTGAGGGCGGGCACCGAGCACGAGACGTACGGCGTCGGCTTCGTGGGGATCCACCAGGGCAGAGGCTTCAACCAGGTGTTCATCGATCGGTGGGCCAACCGGAACGAGCTCCTGCACGACGTGTTCGTGTCGGACGAGCGGCGGCCCGGCGAGCTGCGGCCCGCGCCGCCCGGGCACAACTCCGTGTGCCTCTGGGACCTGGCGCTACAGACCTTCGAGCGCGACGCCTGGATCGCCACCGCCATGGCCCATGGTGGCTTGGAGGCGTACCTGGCCAGGGTGCTGGACGCGGAGGTGTAG
- a CDS encoding tetratricopeptide repeat protein has product MKAYTTREVADLLGLPPARIRSYARAGFLQPDRGPGNRYRFSFQDLVLLRAAKGLLDARVPARRVRRALAILQKQLPTGASLSQLRITADAERVVVRHGGMAWNPESGQLQLDFEVGELVGRIAPLAVSARRAADSADADEEEWFELAIELEAYAPDEAATAYRRVIERDPLHADAHLNLGRLLHERGELERAEFHYRGALEARPDDATAAFNLGVVLEDAERWEAAIAAYERALALDPALADAHFNLARLREVRGDPQEALAHLRSYRALTKRSGASRRGGRY; this is encoded by the coding sequence GTGAAGGCCTACACCACGCGCGAGGTCGCCGATCTGCTCGGGCTCCCTCCGGCGCGGATCCGGTCGTACGCCCGGGCGGGCTTCCTCCAGCCCGACCGCGGGCCCGGCAACCGCTACCGCTTCTCGTTCCAGGACCTGGTGCTGCTGCGCGCCGCGAAGGGGCTCCTGGACGCGCGCGTGCCGGCGCGGAGGGTACGCCGAGCCCTCGCCATCCTGCAGAAGCAGCTTCCGACCGGAGCTTCACTTTCGCAGCTGCGGATCACCGCTGACGCCGAACGCGTCGTGGTGCGCCACGGTGGCATGGCGTGGAATCCGGAATCCGGTCAGTTGCAGCTCGACTTCGAGGTCGGCGAGCTGGTGGGCCGGATCGCCCCGCTGGCGGTGTCGGCCAGGCGCGCCGCCGACAGCGCCGACGCGGACGAGGAGGAGTGGTTCGAGCTGGCGATCGAGCTCGAGGCCTACGCCCCGGACGAGGCCGCCACGGCGTACCGTCGGGTGATAGAGCGCGATCCGCTGCACGCGGACGCCCACCTCAATCTCGGCCGGCTGCTCCACGAACGCGGCGAGCTGGAGCGCGCCGAGTTCCACTACCGCGGCGCGCTGGAGGCGCGCCCGGACGACGCCACCGCGGCGTTCAATCTGGGAGTGGTGCTGGAGGACGCGGAACGGTGGGAGGCGGCGATCGCCGCGTACGAGCGCGCGCTGGCCCTGGATCCCGCGCTGGCGGACGCGCACTTCAACCTGGCGCGCCTGCGCGAGGTCCGGGGCGACCCTCAGGAAGCACTCGCCCACCTGCGCAGCTACCGGGCCCTGACCAAGCGCAGCGGGGCTTCGCGACGCGGCGGCAGGTACTAG
- a CDS encoding Ku protein: MSARSIATANVSWGLVSVPVKVYSTGESATKVSFNWIHKDCGSRLKQQYVCAKDGAVVPRDDMVKGYEFAKDQYVLFTPDELKALEAQSDGAVQIEEFVPADQVERVYSDKFYYLGPDKGGDRAYRLLSRAMRDTGLSALGRYAARGQQYLVLLSPLRDGIVMEQLRYADEVRDFSEVPIGDADVKDEELTLAKQLIEQVAAEEFEPTKYSDEVRKRVLELIEGKIQGQEITAAPEEEPQAQIIDLMDALKKSLAADEDAERKPAKRAARSKAGAGAKKKAAGAR, from the coding sequence ATGAGCGCACGTTCCATAGCCACCGCCAACGTCTCCTGGGGACTCGTGTCGGTCCCCGTGAAGGTGTACTCGACCGGGGAGTCCGCGACCAAGGTCTCGTTCAACTGGATCCACAAGGACTGCGGGTCGCGGCTCAAGCAGCAGTACGTCTGCGCCAAGGACGGCGCGGTGGTCCCGCGCGACGACATGGTGAAGGGCTACGAGTTCGCCAAGGACCAGTACGTGCTTTTCACGCCGGACGAGCTGAAGGCGCTGGAGGCGCAGAGCGACGGCGCGGTGCAGATCGAGGAGTTCGTGCCGGCCGACCAGGTCGAGCGCGTTTACAGCGACAAGTTCTACTACCTGGGCCCCGACAAGGGCGGTGATCGCGCCTACCGGCTCCTGTCCCGCGCCATGCGCGACACGGGCCTGTCCGCGCTGGGCCGGTACGCGGCCCGCGGCCAGCAGTACCTCGTGCTGCTCAGCCCGCTGCGCGACGGGATCGTCATGGAGCAGCTCCGCTACGCCGACGAGGTCCGCGACTTCTCCGAGGTCCCCATCGGCGACGCCGACGTCAAGGACGAGGAGCTGACGCTCGCGAAGCAGCTCATCGAACAGGTCGCGGCCGAGGAGTTCGAGCCGACCAAGTACTCGGACGAGGTGCGCAAGCGGGTGCTGGAGCTGATCGAGGGCAAGATCCAGGGGCAGGAGATCACCGCCGCTCCGGAGGAGGAGCCGCAGGCGCAGATCATCGACCTCATGGACGCCCTCAAGAAGAGCCTCGCGGCCGACGAAGACGCCGAGCGCAAGCCCGCCAAGCGCGCCGCGCGGTCCAAGGCAGGCGCGGGCGCGAAAAAGAAGGCCGCGGGCGCCCGCTAG
- a CDS encoding SGNH/GDSL hydrolase family protein — translation MTVVPVLALALWAACGSSPAAPGGNGGDPPDEAALAVLFVGNSLTFTNDLPSMLERMLADAGADPDVRSVAFPNFGLQDHWAEGTARALIAQSGWDLVIMQQGPSATEGRPSLLEFSGLFASEIRAAGAVPALYMVWPAEARSFDFPGVEDSYAAAADAVEGYLFPAGSAWLAAWDRDPGLPLYGPDAFHPSALGSYLAALTMLGQLTEVDLTGLPDVIPAATPVPIDAAVQDALADAAAAANAEWARAPRP, via the coding sequence ATGACGGTCGTCCCCGTCCTCGCGCTCGCTCTGTGGGCCGCGTGCGGTTCCTCGCCGGCCGCCCCGGGCGGGAACGGCGGCGACCCCCCGGACGAGGCCGCGCTCGCGGTCCTCTTCGTGGGCAACAGCCTGACCTTCACCAACGACCTGCCGTCGATGCTCGAGCGGATGCTGGCCGACGCGGGCGCGGACCCGGACGTGCGCAGCGTGGCGTTCCCGAATTTCGGCCTTCAGGACCACTGGGCGGAAGGCACGGCGCGAGCGCTCATCGCACAAAGCGGCTGGGACCTGGTCATCATGCAGCAGGGACCCTCTGCCACCGAAGGCCGCCCCTCCCTGCTGGAGTTCAGCGGCCTATTCGCCTCCGAGATCCGCGCTGCGGGTGCGGTGCCCGCGCTGTACATGGTGTGGCCGGCGGAGGCGCGTTCGTTCGACTTCCCCGGGGTGGAGGACTCCTACGCGGCGGCCGCGGACGCCGTGGAGGGCTACCTCTTCCCCGCCGGATCGGCGTGGCTGGCGGCGTGGGACCGCGACCCGGGCCTGCCGCTGTACGGGCCCGACGCGTTCCATCCCAGCGCGCTGGGCAGCTATCTGGCGGCGCTGACAATGCTCGGCCAGCTCACCGAGGTCGACCTGACGGGCCTGCCCGACGTCATCCCGGCGGCGACCCCCGTGCCGATCGATGCCGCCGTCCAGGACGCCCTCGCGGACGCGGCCGCGGCGGCCAACGCCGAGTGGGCGCGGGCGCCGCGGCCGTGA